Proteins encoded in a region of the Mercenaria mercenaria strain notata chromosome 1, MADL_Memer_1, whole genome shotgun sequence genome:
- the LOC123545441 gene encoding solute carrier family 46 member 3-like isoform X1, with protein sequence MMFLNEGFLWQYQKKYKMTSLDVQDKKQKHLAWRLIGPLSVNFLIYLAGTIQVYACNEWIQNRVKVTIFGNETIETNSAACSNHSDPAYSKLTHVQQETSKWQMYNAIALKAASFPAYILVLYTDVFGRRFLFILSSFGNALYFFLSGFIMRFELNFTYLILANVLYGLTGVGLYAASYSYVADVTSPGKERSFSVFLLDTSLPVAGVVGAFVSGYFIEASGFIYPTFTATGIAVIGTFVAIFGIPESLEKKDRIRNPKIFESFIRPFSFYFSKRFNGSRLLFIMLFFAYIFADISVVHRKTMEALYQLGMPFCWSPSKIGLFATFLGLGANVFGVAFLKTFQRYMSDITIAIISTCVTAGSFVLEALASTDTMLYLVAVPACMSYLMSPLIRGTMSTMTPKQHQGALSAGLLVVQTVCSFVGSVTDNSIYSVSLSFLNGFIFLVFAGYCILAMLFLATFTLIKRKRNFRIVYEEFEEEKIQNP encoded by the exons ATGATGTTTTTAAATGAGGGATTTCTATGGCAATatcaaaaaaaatacaaaatgacttCTCTCGACGTACAggataagaaacaaaaacatcttGCTTGGCGTTTAATCGGACCTTTAAGTGTTAACTTTCTTATTTATCTTGCCGGAACTATTCAAGTATACGCTTGCAATGAATGGATACAAAATCGAGTAAAGGTGACGATATTTGGAAATGAAACAATAGAAACCAATTCAGCGGCTTGTTCTAATCACTCTGACCCAGCTTATTCCAAACTGACGCATGTGCAACAAGAAACATCAAAATGGCAAATGTATAATGCAATCGCATTGAAAGCTGCCTCCTTTCCAGCTTACATCTTGGTATTATATACAGATGTATTTGGACGCcgctttctttttattttatctagtTTTGGCAATGCACTGTACTTTTTCTTGTCTGGGTTTATCATGCGTTTCGAATTAAATTTCACATATCTGATACTTGCAAACGTGTTGTATGGACTTACAGGTGTTGGATTGTATGCAGCCTCTTACTCATATGTCGCAGACGTCACTTCTCCTGGGAAGGAACGCTCGTTTTCTGTATTCTTGTTAGATACGTCACTTCCGGTTGCGGGTGTAGTTGGGGCTTTTGTGTCTGGTTATTTTATAGAAGCTAGTGGTTTTATATACCCAACATTTACAGCCACTGGCATAGCTGTGATAGGAACTTTCGTCGCCATATTTGGCATTCCAGAATCTCTCGAGAAAAAAGACAGAATTCGCAATCCAAAAATATTCGAATCTTTTATTCGACCTTTCTCCTTTTATTTTAGTAAACGTTTTAATGGTTCTAGACTATTATTCATAATGCTTTTCTTCGCATATATTTTTGCTGATATATCCGTTGTCCATCGTAAAACAATGGAAGCACTTTATCAGCTTGGTATGCCATTTTGCTGGAGTCCGTCAAAGATTGGCTTATTTGCGACATTTCTAGGTCTGGGAGCAAATGTGTTTGGTGTGGCATTCTTGAAAACTTTCCAGCGATATATGTCAGACATTACCATCGCCATAATAAGTACATGTGTCACAGCAGGTTCCTTTGTCTTGGAAGCACTTGCGTCAACAGATACTATGCTATATCTTG TGGCCGTTCCGGCTTGCATGTCATATCTAATGTCTCCGCTGATTCGGGGTACGATGTCCACGATGACGCCAAAACAACACCAAGGTGCTCTTTCTGCTGGACTTCTTGTTGTTCAGACAGTGTGTAGCTTCGTTGGGAGTGTAACCGATAACAGTATATATTCAGTCTCGTTGTCTTTCTTAAATGGATTTATTTTTCTTGTCTTCGCTGGATACTGCATACTTGCAATGTTGTTTCTTGC GACGTTCACTTTAATAAAAAGGAAGCGGAATTTCAGGATAGTTTACGAAGAATTCGAAGAAGAAAAGATTCAAAATCCGTAA
- the LOC123545442 gene encoding proton-coupled folate transporter-like: MCCSEKDPLMQKDEKMYLDKSKHISLRLAGPLTVSFLSYMAIWINTYATSEWIQHRIKVQMFENETLTDTSSSCNNHSNPDYAKLEKVQQETARWQMYLTMTIKSIALVTTFFYTVYTDLIGRKFLFILSCFSITLYFFLSSLVILFDLHFIFLLLASVIYALTGTSYGLLAVGYSYIADITLVGKQRAMAFFAMDVSISVSGTIGALVSGYYIEAMGFIYPSFTSAAIAFLGLLVAIFCVPESMKDNKKIQRPPLKQSILRPFEFYVSKKFKGSRLLYIMLLFAFIFADMTGVHRKTIEALYQLGMPFCWSPSKIGIFATLNATSANVLGTLFLKGFQYCISNIVIALISITTSAGAFVLEALASTDIMLYLVALPACLINIASPLIRSTMSTMTSKQNQGALSASLLVVQTICSFVAGYADNSVYAATLPFFNGFIFLVFAGYCVLSALFLMAYIWIKKIKDKMNDMTTTVNVLPDDGVKQRDSDGDRQQCKV, encoded by the exons atgtgctgTTCGGAAAAGGATCCGTTGATGCAAAAGGACGAAAAGATGTATCTCGACAAATCTAAGCACATTTCACTTCGTTTAGCAGGACCCCTGACAGTTTCTTTTTTAAGTTACATGGCTATATGGATTAATACATACGCTACATCCGAGTGGATTCAACATCGTATTAAAGTACAGATGTTTGAGAATGAAACATTGACAGACACATCTTCTTCGTGCAACAACCACTCCAATCCGGATTATGCGAAGCTGGAGAAAGTTCAACAAGAGACCGCACGATggcaaatgtatttaacaatgaCTATCAAATCCATAGCGCTCGTGACTACATTCTTTTATACCGTTTATACCGACCTGATAGGGCGTAAATTCTTATTTATTCTTAGTTGTTTTAGTATCACTTTATATTTCTTCCTTTCATCACTAGTCATCCTTTTCGATTTGCATTTCATCTTTCTCTTACTTGCAAGCGTTATATACGCATTAACTGGGACATCCTATGGATTACTTGCCGTCGGATACTCTTATATTGCTGATATAACACTGGTCGGAAAGCAAAGAGCAATGGCTTTCTTTGCAATGGATGTAAGCATTTCAGTGTCTGGAACTATAGGAGCTTTGGTGTCTGGTTACTATATAGAAGCAATGGGATTTATATATCCTTCTTTCACTTCAGCAGCAATCGCTTTTCTAGGGTTACTAGTAGCAATATTTTGCGTTCCAGAATCTATGAAGGACAATAAGAAAATTCAACGTCCACCTTTAAAACAATCCATATTAAGGCCATTTGAATTCTACGTAAGCAAGAAATTTAAAGGTTCTAGactgttatatataatgttactATTCGCCTTTATCTTTGCCGACATGACAGGTGTGCATCGTAAAACTATAGAAGCTCTTTATCAGCTTGGAATGCCATTTTGTTGGTCACCATCAAAAATCGGAATTTTTGCAACTTTGAATGCTACTTCAGCAAACGTGTTAGGAACTTTATTTCTGAAAGGTTTTCAGTATTGTATATCAAATATCGTCATTGCACTAATCAGTATTACTACTTCCGCGGGAGCATTTGTCCTCGAAGCGCTAGCATCCACTGATATTATGCTGTATCtag tgGCTTTACCAGCATGTTTAATCAACATAGCTTCACCATTGATACGCAGTACAATGTCAACTATGACTTCGAAACAAAATCAAG GTGCCCTGTCAGCAAGTTTACTTGTCGTACAAACAATCTGCAGTTTTGTCGCTGGTTATGCTGACAACAGCGTATATGCTGCAACTTTACCTTTCTTCAATGGTTTCATCTTCCTGGTCTTCGCAGGATACTGTGTCCTATCAGCTCTCTTTTTAAT GGCGTACAtttggattaaaaaaataaaagacaaaatgaatgACATGACGACAACCGTCAACGTATTGCCTGATGATGGTGTTAAACAGCGAGACAGTGATGGTGATAGACAGCAATGCAAAGTTTAA
- the LOC123545441 gene encoding proton-coupled folate transporter-like isoform X2, producing the protein MMFLNEGFLWQYQKKYKMTSLDVQDKKQKHLAWRLIGPLSVNFLIYLAGTIQVYACNEWIQNRVKVTIFGNETIETNSAACSNHSDPAYSKLTHVQQETSKWQMYNAIALKAASFPAYILVLYTDVFGRRFLFILSSFGNALYFFLSGFIMRFELNFTYLILANVLYGLTGVGLYAASYSYVADVTSPGKERSFSVFLLDTSLPVAGVVGAFVSGYFIEASGFIYPTFTATGIAVIGTFVAIFGIPESLEKKDRIRNPKIFESFIRPFSFYFSKRFNGSRLLFIMLFFAYIFADISVVHRKTMEALYQLGMPFCWSPSKIGLFATFLGLGANVFGVAFLKTFQRYMSDITIAIISTCVTAGSFVLEALASTDTMLYLVAVPACMSYLMSPLIRGTMSTMTPKQHQGALSAGLLVVQTVCSFVGSVTDNRRSL; encoded by the exons ATGATGTTTTTAAATGAGGGATTTCTATGGCAATatcaaaaaaaatacaaaatgacttCTCTCGACGTACAggataagaaacaaaaacatcttGCTTGGCGTTTAATCGGACCTTTAAGTGTTAACTTTCTTATTTATCTTGCCGGAACTATTCAAGTATACGCTTGCAATGAATGGATACAAAATCGAGTAAAGGTGACGATATTTGGAAATGAAACAATAGAAACCAATTCAGCGGCTTGTTCTAATCACTCTGACCCAGCTTATTCCAAACTGACGCATGTGCAACAAGAAACATCAAAATGGCAAATGTATAATGCAATCGCATTGAAAGCTGCCTCCTTTCCAGCTTACATCTTGGTATTATATACAGATGTATTTGGACGCcgctttctttttattttatctagtTTTGGCAATGCACTGTACTTTTTCTTGTCTGGGTTTATCATGCGTTTCGAATTAAATTTCACATATCTGATACTTGCAAACGTGTTGTATGGACTTACAGGTGTTGGATTGTATGCAGCCTCTTACTCATATGTCGCAGACGTCACTTCTCCTGGGAAGGAACGCTCGTTTTCTGTATTCTTGTTAGATACGTCACTTCCGGTTGCGGGTGTAGTTGGGGCTTTTGTGTCTGGTTATTTTATAGAAGCTAGTGGTTTTATATACCCAACATTTACAGCCACTGGCATAGCTGTGATAGGAACTTTCGTCGCCATATTTGGCATTCCAGAATCTCTCGAGAAAAAAGACAGAATTCGCAATCCAAAAATATTCGAATCTTTTATTCGACCTTTCTCCTTTTATTTTAGTAAACGTTTTAATGGTTCTAGACTATTATTCATAATGCTTTTCTTCGCATATATTTTTGCTGATATATCCGTTGTCCATCGTAAAACAATGGAAGCACTTTATCAGCTTGGTATGCCATTTTGCTGGAGTCCGTCAAAGATTGGCTTATTTGCGACATTTCTAGGTCTGGGAGCAAATGTGTTTGGTGTGGCATTCTTGAAAACTTTCCAGCGATATATGTCAGACATTACCATCGCCATAATAAGTACATGTGTCACAGCAGGTTCCTTTGTCTTGGAAGCACTTGCGTCAACAGATACTATGCTATATCTTG TGGCCGTTCCGGCTTGCATGTCATATCTAATGTCTCCGCTGATTCGGGGTACGATGTCCACGATGACGCCAAAACAACACCAAGGTGCTCTTTCTGCTGGACTTCTTGTTGTTCAGACAGTGTGTAGCTTCGTTGGGAGTGTAACCGATAACA GACGTTCACTTTAA